A single region of the Latilactobacillus curvatus JCM 1096 = DSM 20019 genome encodes:
- a CDS encoding HesB/YadR/YfhF family protein, with amino-acid sequence MQIQVSDAASQWFRDELALQSGDAVRFFGKVYGQTAVHDGFSLGMERATVEQPIGSAVKDGITYFASQSDEWFFADYDLQVDYDPELEEPKYQFERR; translated from the coding sequence ATGCAAATTCAGGTGTCAGATGCAGCAAGTCAATGGTTTCGCGACGAATTAGCCTTACAATCGGGGGATGCAGTCCGCTTTTTTGGCAAAGTGTATGGTCAAACGGCCGTGCATGATGGCTTTTCATTGGGCATGGAACGCGCTACTGTTGAGCAGCCAATTGGTTCGGCTGTTAAAGATGGTATCACCTATTTTGCGAGTCAATCGGACGAATGGTTTTTTGCCGATTATGATTTACAGGTTGATTACGATCCAGAGCTTGAAGAACCTAAGTATCAATTTGAACGTCGTTAG
- a CDS encoding response regulator codes for MINVLIVDDHEMVRLGISTYLGVQDDIHVVDQAVNGKEGVEKALALRPDAILMDLVMPEMDGIEATKTILKAWPEAKIIILTSFIDDEKVYPAIEAGAASYILKTSTAEEIANTIRKTAQGQSVLEPEVTNKMMNRLTHPAEPKLYEDLTNREREVLGLIAKGRSNQEIADELFITLKTVKTHVSNILAKLQVDDRTQAAIYAIKNQLVD; via the coding sequence GTGATTAATGTATTGATAGTAGACGACCATGAAATGGTGCGATTAGGCATCTCAACGTATTTAGGGGTTCAAGACGATATTCATGTCGTCGATCAAGCCGTCAATGGTAAAGAAGGTGTCGAAAAGGCGCTTGCATTACGTCCTGATGCGATTTTAATGGACTTAGTGATGCCTGAGATGGATGGCATTGAGGCCACCAAAACGATTTTAAAGGCGTGGCCTGAAGCCAAAATCATTATCTTAACGAGTTTTATCGATGATGAGAAAGTTTATCCGGCGATTGAAGCCGGTGCGGCCAGTTACATATTAAAAACTTCTACAGCCGAGGAAATTGCCAATACGATTCGTAAAACGGCGCAAGGACAATCGGTTTTAGAGCCAGAAGTGACGAATAAGATGATGAATCGCTTAACACATCCGGCTGAACCTAAGCTATATGAAGACTTAACTAATCGCGAACGTGAAGTCTTAGGCTTGATTGCCAAAGGCCGTAGTAATCAAGAGATTGCGGATGAATTATTCATTACGTTAAAAACGGTCAAGACGCACGTTTCAAATATTTTGGCGAAGTTACAAGTGGATGATCGCACCCAAGCGGCAATTTATGCGATTAAGAACCAACTAGTCGATTAA
- a CDS encoding sensor histidine kinase — translation MSKLTRSFIWISTSLLTLLFSVALFFAYFYSTHQEQWLISLATKQLFYVPLIVYIVVAAMAVGFLVTAIVYLVVRKQLSHTESQLQFLLSGQYESPVFQIRQSETNDYAMSIEQTVEQLRQKMIRLQQEIQSYSDRPTVIAGETKEEILAQERHRLARELHDSVSQQLFAATMMLSALSEVAQKQADNAQMLQSLTTVERVLNEAQSEMRALLLHLRPVNLEGKSLRDGIIQLLNELKTKIAIQITWDIDSITLPSGIEDNLFRIVQELLSNTLRHAKAQEIEVYLKQLGQSVLLKVIDDGTGFDTNAEQKAGSYGLNNIVERAHSVGGTAKIISLPNQGTSVEIRVPLLKETN, via the coding sequence ATGAGCAAGTTAACGCGGAGCTTTATATGGATCAGCACGAGTTTGTTGACGCTTCTGTTTTCAGTGGCGTTATTTTTTGCGTATTTCTACAGTACGCATCAGGAACAATGGCTGATTAGTTTGGCCACGAAGCAATTATTCTATGTACCACTGATTGTTTATATTGTGGTGGCCGCAATGGCAGTAGGCTTTTTAGTTACCGCAATCGTCTATCTTGTCGTACGTAAGCAATTATCCCATACTGAAAGCCAGTTACAATTTTTACTTTCTGGACAGTATGAATCGCCTGTTTTTCAGATTAGACAGAGCGAAACCAATGACTACGCGATGTCAATCGAGCAAACAGTTGAACAATTACGCCAAAAAATGATACGCTTACAACAAGAGATTCAAAGTTATAGTGATCGGCCGACCGTGATTGCTGGTGAAACCAAGGAAGAAATTCTAGCGCAAGAACGGCATCGTTTAGCACGCGAGTTACATGATTCAGTGAGTCAGCAACTATTTGCGGCGACGATGATGTTGTCGGCACTCAGTGAAGTTGCGCAAAAACAAGCTGATAACGCGCAGATGTTGCAGTCCTTAACGACAGTTGAACGGGTGTTAAATGAGGCTCAATCAGAAATGCGGGCCTTACTCTTGCATCTACGACCAGTTAATTTGGAAGGCAAGAGTTTACGCGATGGGATCATTCAGTTATTGAACGAATTGAAGACCAAAATTGCGATTCAGATTACATGGGACATTGATAGCATAACGTTACCAAGTGGCATCGAAGATAATTTATTTAGAATTGTCCAAGAGTTGCTGTCAAACACACTACGGCATGCGAAGGCCCAAGAGATTGAAGTATACTTGAAACAACTCGGTCAGAGTGTTTTACTAAAGGTAATTGATGACGGGACCGGGTTTGATACGAATGCTGAGCAAAAAGCCGGCAGTTATGGGTTAAACAACATTGTCGAACGGGCCCATAGTGTTGGAGGGACGGCAAAAATTATTAGTTTGCCTAACCAGGGAACGAGTGTTGAAATTCGAGTGCCACTATTAAAGGAGACCAATTAA
- the liaF gene encoding cell wall-active antibiotics response protein LiaF, with translation MPFIWRVFLIIEAIIFGTFIWQMITIPANLVFIIAGILLLVWANKRRSKGKIGVWTTLLTMVGCVAVTVPLLINFSLWLMIIVAVVFLALNHSRMGQFSSRNMNQLFDNAPWRKKKFIPVNTTEPTAKKTTVKRHSWFGHQTIGNNIFEWDDINFAVAAGDTIIDLGSTILPKNDNHIVIRKGFGKTRILVPVGTGVYLDHSAMLGSVTIDNQHYNLKNESIQLYSTNYDEESRHLKIITNVMIGDLEVILV, from the coding sequence ATGCCGTTTATCTGGCGCGTTTTTTTAATAATAGAAGCGATTATCTTCGGGACGTTCATTTGGCAGATGATTACGATACCCGCAAATTTAGTGTTCATCATTGCAGGTATTTTACTCTTAGTCTGGGCCAACAAACGTCGTAGTAAAGGTAAAATCGGTGTCTGGACGACTTTGTTAACGATGGTCGGTTGCGTAGCTGTTACGGTACCACTGTTAATTAATTTCTCGTTATGGTTAATGATTATTGTTGCGGTCGTCTTTTTAGCCTTAAATCATAGCCGAATGGGACAGTTTAGCAGCCGCAATATGAATCAGTTGTTTGATAATGCCCCTTGGCGCAAGAAAAAATTTATTCCCGTTAATACGACGGAACCCACCGCGAAAAAGACAACAGTCAAGCGGCATAGTTGGTTTGGTCATCAGACAATTGGCAATAACATTTTTGAATGGGATGATATTAACTTCGCGGTCGCTGCCGGTGATACAATTATCGATTTAGGGAGCACCATTTTACCCAAGAATGACAACCATATTGTCATCCGTAAGGGGTTTGGAAAGACACGGATTTTAGTGCCTGTCGGGACCGGTGTCTATCTTGATCACTCTGCAATGTTAGGGAGTGTGACAATCGACAATCAGCACTATAATTTGAAAAATGAGTCGATTCAGTTGTATAGTACAAACTATGATGAAGAAAGTCGCCACCTTAAAATCATTACCAACGTAATGATTGGTGATCTTGAGGTGATCTTAGTATGA
- the greA gene encoding transcription elongation factor GreA codes for MVQKTYPMTAEGKEKLAEELETLKMVKRPEVIDRIKIARSFGDLSENSEYESAKDEQSSLETRIAEVENMLRFAEVIDVDSIAADEIAVGKTVSFTDDEDGEEETYQIVGAAESDPFSGKISNDSPIAQALLGKHVGDKVAVQTPGGDMHVTITEVK; via the coding sequence ATGGTACAAAAAACTTATCCAATGACTGCAGAAGGCAAAGAAAAGTTAGCCGAAGAACTAGAAACACTCAAAATGGTAAAACGACCAGAAGTCATTGACCGGATTAAAATTGCACGGAGCTTTGGTGATTTATCAGAAAACTCTGAATATGAATCAGCTAAAGATGAACAAAGCTCATTGGAAACACGCATCGCAGAAGTTGAGAATATGTTACGCTTTGCAGAAGTAATCGATGTTGATAGCATCGCAGCTGATGAAATTGCTGTTGGTAAAACAGTTAGCTTTACAGACGACGAAGATGGTGAAGAAGAAACTTACCAAATCGTTGGTGCTGCAGAATCAGACCCATTCAGTGGTAAAATTTCAAATGATTCACCAATTGCCCAAGCATTACTTGGCAAACACGTTGGTGATAAAGTAGCTGTGCAAACACCAGGCGGCGACATGCACGTCACAATTACAGAAGTTAAATAA
- the udk gene encoding uridine kinase, giving the protein MSSQKKAPIIIGVTGGSGSGKTTVSQAIAQKFANHSVMLLPQDAYYKRQDVPFEQRQQTNYDHPDAFDNDLLIEQALMLKNHQAIEQPVYDYKIHNRTEEIQRVEPQDVIILEGILVLADARLRDLMDIKVYVDTDDDIRLLRRMHRDMESRGRTFDDVVGQYLKTVKPMFHEFIEPTKRYADLIVPEGGNNRVAIDLLVTKIQSILNAD; this is encoded by the coding sequence ATGTCCAGTCAAAAAAAAGCACCCATCATTATCGGCGTTACAGGCGGGTCCGGTAGCGGGAAAACAACCGTTAGCCAGGCTATCGCCCAAAAATTTGCGAATCACTCAGTGATGTTATTACCACAAGATGCGTATTACAAACGGCAAGATGTTCCGTTTGAACAACGCCAACAAACGAATTATGATCATCCAGATGCTTTTGACAACGATTTATTAATCGAACAAGCATTAATGTTAAAAAATCATCAAGCCATTGAACAACCGGTCTATGATTATAAAATTCATAATCGGACGGAGGAAATTCAACGGGTTGAACCGCAAGATGTTATTATCTTGGAGGGGATTCTTGTATTGGCTGATGCCCGGTTACGGGATTTGATGGATATTAAGGTTTATGTGGATACTGATGATGATATTCGGTTATTAAGACGGATGCATCGCGATATGGAAAGCCGTGGTCGAACGTTTGATGATGTGGTTGGCCAATATCTTAAGACGGTAAAACCCATGTTCCATGAATTCATTGAACCAACCAAGCGTTACGCTGATTTAATTGTCCCAGAAGGTGGCAATAATCGCGTGGCCATTGATTTACTTGTAACAAAGATTCAATCAATCCTAAATGCCGATTAA
- the mltG gene encoding endolytic transglycosylase MltG — protein sequence MKKVDQKEPVNQEKAAQSLYEERRAEKKAANKIVYWIIGILLALVVIIGFMGYRYVQASLKPYDTKAKQEITVRIPNGSTNKQIAAILQDKKLIRSAPVFNYYVKTHNFSDFQAGYHVLKQSMGLDKIISNLQKEGTPTRPRDVKGKLLVKEGVTLEEIAAEVGKQTKFSKAAFIKQANDKQFLASLEKKYPALLSSTMAQKDVRYHLEGYLFPATYEVYKDSTLKEIITEMVSTMDQKMQPYYATIKDKKLTVQQTLTLASLVEREGVTAVDRQKIAGVFFNRLDIDMPIQSDISVMYALNTHKTHLYNKDTKVDSPYNLYINKGYGPGPFNSPSLQSVTAVLNPADRDQNYLYFVANLKTGKVYYSRTFEQHNDTTDSIED from the coding sequence TTGAAGAAAGTTGATCAAAAGGAGCCAGTAAATCAAGAAAAAGCGGCACAATCATTGTACGAAGAACGCCGTGCAGAAAAAAAAGCAGCAAATAAAATTGTCTATTGGATTATCGGTATTCTGTTAGCGCTTGTTGTCATTATTGGATTCATGGGATATCGCTACGTACAAGCATCTCTTAAACCATACGACACCAAAGCAAAACAAGAAATTACCGTGCGCATTCCCAACGGCTCAACGAATAAACAAATCGCTGCTATTTTGCAGGATAAAAAATTAATTCGAAGCGCGCCAGTCTTTAATTATTATGTGAAGACTCATAATTTCTCGGATTTCCAAGCCGGTTATCATGTGTTGAAACAATCAATGGGGTTAGATAAGATCATCTCTAACTTACAAAAAGAAGGCACACCAACCCGTCCTCGCGATGTGAAGGGCAAATTGTTAGTTAAAGAAGGGGTCACTTTAGAAGAAATTGCGGCCGAAGTTGGTAAACAAACAAAATTCTCTAAAGCAGCCTTCATCAAACAAGCGAATGATAAGCAATTCTTAGCAAGTTTAGAGAAGAAATACCCTGCATTATTGTCATCAACAATGGCTCAAAAGGATGTCCGCTATCACTTAGAAGGGTACCTTTTCCCAGCCACTTACGAAGTTTATAAAGATAGTACATTAAAAGAAATTATCACCGAAATGGTTTCAACGATGGATCAAAAGATGCAACCTTATTATGCAACCATTAAGGATAAGAAGTTAACCGTTCAACAAACGTTAACGCTAGCTTCATTGGTTGAACGTGAAGGGGTCACAGCCGTCGATCGCCAAAAGATTGCCGGTGTCTTCTTTAACCGTTTAGACATCGATATGCCAATTCAATCTGATATTTCAGTAATGTATGCATTAAATACCCACAAGACACACCTTTATAACAAAGATACTAAAGTCGATTCACCATATAACTTATATATCAATAAAGGTTATGGCCCAGGACCGTTTAACTCACCTAGTTTACAGTCTGTCACAGCCGTCTTGAATCCAGCTGATCGTGATCAAAATTATCTCTACTTTGTTGCTAACTTGAAGACAGGTAAAGTATATTACTCAAGAACCTTCGAACAACATAACGATACAACAGATTCGATTGAAGATTAG
- the pheT gene encoding phenylalanine--tRNA ligase subunit beta produces the protein MKVSYNWLKDYLDLTTAPEALAEKITRTGIEVADVAQKSAGLKKIVVGHILSCEPHPDSDHLNVCQVDVGEDEPFQIVCGAPNVAAGQYVVVALPNSRIADNVKIKKGKMRGVVSMGMICGLQEIGFADSVVPKEYVDGIFVFPEAIEPGTEVYEALGMTDYILDLDLTANRADTLGIHGVAHEVAAIESLTPHFEDIVVTESNVQTADQLTAQVADEQLAPSYHLRMLQNVTVQPSPMWLQTRLWNAGIRPINNLVDVTNYMMLTYGQPLHAFDADALTGDHKQIEVRLAKTGEKLTTLDEGKHDLTNEDIVITDGHRPIALAGVMGGLNSQITADTKNVIIEAAVFAPTAVRKTAQRHNLRSDASSRFEKGVNVADVQTALDAAAMMMADLGNGQVTAGTVSPTNLVPTDKVIEIEADRINRVLGTEIATQTIVELLERFGFSVVNTDNHLTVTIPPRRWDIEIQADIIEEVARLYGYDNLPSTLPTGDMTTGALTTEQKALRKTRHTLEGAGLTQAISYALTTPEKARQFTLVDSVLTALDWPMTQDHAHLRMNLITGLLDDAAYNVARKQTDLALYEQGRVFLKQADDQVRPTEIEYVAGLMSGNRQMKTWQAAAAPVDFYTIKGVVEMLMASYNLADAISYQPTQAYPEMHPGRTAAIYVGEQLVGFVGQIHPAVAKANHLKETYVFQLDLAQILALPTQTVIAKPAPKFPEVTRDIAIQVSDQVSNAAIVEAIKAKGGAHLVSVELFDVYAGSHIEAGEKSMAYTLTYLNEAATLTEEEVNAAFEKVVAELVATFDAKIR, from the coding sequence ATGAAAGTTTCTTACAACTGGTTAAAAGATTATTTAGATTTAACAACTGCCCCAGAGGCATTGGCTGAAAAAATTACCCGAACAGGGATTGAAGTGGCTGATGTCGCGCAAAAGAGCGCGGGCTTGAAAAAAATTGTGGTGGGACATATTTTAAGTTGTGAACCCCATCCGGATTCTGATCACTTGAATGTTTGCCAAGTGGATGTTGGTGAAGATGAACCCTTCCAAATTGTTTGTGGTGCACCCAATGTCGCTGCTGGCCAATATGTAGTCGTTGCATTACCTAATTCTCGGATTGCTGACAACGTTAAGATTAAAAAAGGCAAGATGCGCGGCGTGGTTTCAATGGGGATGATTTGTGGCTTACAAGAAATTGGCTTTGCCGATAGCGTTGTGCCTAAGGAATATGTTGATGGCATCTTTGTCTTCCCAGAAGCAATTGAACCTGGGACAGAAGTTTATGAAGCTCTTGGGATGACTGATTACATTCTCGATCTTGACCTCACCGCTAACCGAGCCGATACGCTTGGCATCCACGGTGTGGCCCATGAAGTGGCCGCCATTGAATCATTGACACCTCATTTTGAAGATATCGTAGTGACTGAAAGCAACGTTCAAACAGCTGATCAATTGACTGCTCAAGTTGCTGATGAACAATTAGCACCAAGTTATCACTTGCGTATGTTGCAAAACGTGACCGTCCAACCAAGTCCAATGTGGCTACAGACGCGTTTATGGAATGCTGGCATTCGCCCCATTAATAACCTTGTTGATGTGACGAACTACATGATGTTAACGTATGGGCAACCTTTACACGCGTTTGATGCGGATGCTCTAACGGGTGATCACAAACAAATCGAAGTTCGTTTAGCCAAGACGGGCGAAAAATTAACGACCCTTGATGAAGGCAAACATGACTTAACAAATGAAGATATCGTCATTACAGATGGTCATCGACCAATTGCGCTAGCAGGGGTCATGGGTGGTTTGAACTCACAAATTACTGCTGATACGAAAAATGTGATTATCGAAGCCGCAGTTTTTGCACCAACTGCAGTTCGTAAAACGGCTCAACGCCATAACTTGCGTTCAGATGCGTCATCACGGTTTGAAAAAGGCGTGAATGTTGCTGATGTTCAAACAGCCTTAGATGCTGCTGCTATGATGATGGCAGACCTTGGTAATGGGCAAGTGACTGCTGGTACGGTTAGCCCAACTAACTTAGTGCCAACTGACAAAGTGATTGAAATCGAAGCTGACCGGATTAATCGCGTCTTAGGCACAGAGATTGCAACGCAAACAATTGTTGAATTATTAGAACGATTTGGTTTTAGTGTGGTCAATACTGATAATCATTTAACAGTAACCATTCCACCACGGCGTTGGGATATTGAAATCCAAGCGGATATCATTGAAGAAGTCGCTCGTTTATACGGTTACGATAACTTACCAAGCACATTGCCAACTGGCGATATGACAACCGGGGCATTAACGACTGAACAAAAGGCACTCCGTAAAACCCGGCATACACTTGAAGGTGCTGGTTTAACGCAAGCAATTAGTTATGCATTAACGACCCCTGAAAAAGCGCGTCAATTTACGCTTGTTGATTCGGTGCTGACAGCACTTGATTGGCCAATGACGCAAGATCATGCGCACTTACGCATGAACTTGATTACTGGTTTATTGGACGATGCTGCTTACAATGTGGCACGTAAACAAACTGATCTTGCACTATACGAACAAGGACGGGTATTTTTAAAACAAGCAGACGACCAAGTTCGGCCAACAGAAATTGAATATGTGGCTGGCTTAATGAGTGGCAATCGCCAAATGAAGACTTGGCAAGCTGCCGCAGCACCAGTTGATTTCTACACAATCAAAGGTGTGGTTGAAATGTTGATGGCAAGTTACAACTTAGCGGATGCAATCAGTTATCAACCAACACAAGCTTATCCAGAAATGCATCCTGGCCGAACGGCAGCCATTTACGTTGGTGAACAACTGGTTGGATTTGTTGGTCAAATTCATCCAGCAGTTGCGAAAGCTAATCATTTAAAAGAAACTTATGTTTTCCAATTAGATTTAGCACAAATCCTAGCCTTGCCAACCCAAACAGTGATTGCTAAACCAGCACCTAAATTCCCTGAAGTAACGCGGGATATTGCAATTCAGGTGTCTGATCAAGTTTCAAATGCCGCAATTGTTGAAGCCATCAAAGCAAAGGGTGGCGCCCACTTAGTTTCAGTTGAACTTTTCGATGTTTACGCAGGGAGTCATATTGAGGCTGGTGAGAAGTCAATGGCTTACACCTTAACGTACCTCAATGAGGCAGCTACTTTAACAGAAGAAGAAGTTAACGCTGCTTTTGAAAAAGTAGTCGCTGAATTAGTTGCTACTTTTGATGCCAAAATCCGTTAA
- the pheS gene encoding phenylalanine--tRNA ligase subunit alpha has protein sequence MSLKEQLENLQQKSLQEIQRVVDLEALNQIRVEVLGKKGPITEVLRGMRDLSNEERPKVGAFANEIKSDLAEAIETRKAELEAKKAAAQLAHETLDVTLPGQPVKKGTPHVLTQVIDDLEDLFIGMGYQVVAGYEVEDEKHNFEMLNMPANHPARDMQDTFYITNDLLMRTHMSPNEARDLENHDFANGPIKMISPGRVYRRDTDDATHSHQFYQMEGQVIDKNITMADLKGTLEYTIHHIFGEDRDLRFRPSYFPFTEPSVEVDISCFRCDGKGCNVCKQTGWIEVLGAGMTHPNVLKAGGVDSDVYGGFAFGLGVDRFAMLKYGVDDIRNFYLNDVRFLNQFTQEG, from the coding sequence ATGTCATTGAAGGAACAATTAGAAAACTTACAGCAAAAGAGTCTGCAAGAAATTCAAAGAGTTGTTGATTTAGAGGCGTTAAATCAAATTCGAGTGGAAGTGCTCGGTAAAAAAGGACCGATTACAGAAGTTTTACGCGGCATGCGTGATTTAAGTAATGAAGAACGACCTAAGGTGGGGGCATTTGCTAATGAAATCAAGAGTGATTTGGCAGAAGCAATCGAAACCCGGAAGGCAGAATTAGAAGCCAAGAAGGCAGCAGCCCAACTGGCTCACGAAACATTAGATGTTACATTACCTGGCCAACCGGTCAAAAAAGGGACCCCGCATGTCTTAACTCAAGTGATTGATGATTTAGAAGATTTATTTATCGGAATGGGTTATCAAGTCGTTGCTGGCTATGAAGTGGAAGATGAAAAACATAACTTTGAAATGTTAAACATGCCAGCTAATCATCCAGCCCGTGATATGCAAGATACGTTCTATATTACTAATGATTTATTGATGCGCACGCACATGTCACCCAATGAAGCACGTGACTTGGAAAACCATGACTTTGCTAATGGTCCCATTAAGATGATTAGTCCCGGCCGTGTTTACCGCCGTGATACAGATGATGCAACGCATTCGCATCAATTCTATCAAATGGAAGGCCAAGTGATTGATAAAAACATTACAATGGCAGACTTAAAGGGAACCTTAGAATATACGATTCACCATATTTTTGGTGAAGACCGTGATTTACGTTTCCGGCCAAGTTACTTTCCATTCACGGAACCATCTGTTGAAGTGGATATTTCTTGTTTCCGTTGTGATGGTAAAGGCTGTAATGTCTGCAAGCAAACTGGCTGGATTGAAGTTTTAGGGGCTGGGATGACACATCCGAACGTCTTAAAAGCCGGCGGTGTCGACTCAGATGTCTATGGTGGATTCGCCTTTGGGCTCGGGGTTGATCGCTTTGCAATGTTGAAATATGGTGTGGATGATATCCGGAACTTCTACTTAAATGACGTTCGATTCTTAAATCAATTCACACAGGAGGGCTAG
- a CDS encoding winged helix-turn-helix transcriptional regulator — translation MVIVKENANADCQEAFQLCPKFEKTFSILGKKWNGLIIDVLLENGAQRFKNLVHSVPKCSDRVLVERLKELEQEGIVARITSDDSALIEYRLTTKGEELAPVMAAIHDWSNDWYATEA, via the coding sequence ATGGTGATTGTAAAAGAAAACGCAAATGCTGACTGTCAAGAGGCCTTCCAACTGTGTCCTAAATTTGAAAAGACTTTTTCAATTCTAGGTAAGAAGTGGAACGGCCTGATTATCGATGTCCTATTAGAAAACGGGGCACAACGGTTTAAAAACTTAGTGCACAGTGTGCCTAAGTGCAGTGATCGCGTATTGGTTGAACGATTGAAGGAACTAGAACAAGAAGGCATTGTTGCGCGGATTACCAGTGATGATTCTGCGTTGATTGAATATCGATTGACCACTAAAGGTGAAGAATTAGCGCCAGTAATGGCTGCTATTCACGATTGGTCAAACGACTGGTATGCGACAGAAGCCTAG
- a CDS encoding HD domain-containing protein, whose protein sequence is MNSTAKWYDDADYMALIADLLAKDEVQKLANYTQHHHSDRLEHSLSVSYRSYELAKKWHLDTRAIARAGLLHDLFYYDWRDTKFDLGTHAYIHPRIALRNAEKLTELSPKEKDIIVKHMWGATVSRPKYKESYIVSIVDDYCAVTEFCTPMWTKFKQKVLRQTPAINK, encoded by the coding sequence ATGAATTCAACAGCAAAATGGTACGATGACGCGGATTACATGGCTCTAATTGCCGATTTATTAGCTAAAGATGAAGTCCAAAAATTAGCGAACTATACGCAACATCATCATTCAGATCGTTTGGAACATTCGCTAAGCGTCTCTTATCGCAGTTATGAACTTGCCAAGAAGTGGCATCTTGATACGCGAGCAATTGCACGCGCGGGCTTATTACATGATTTATTCTATTATGACTGGCGTGATACGAAGTTCGATTTAGGCACACATGCTTATATCCATCCGCGCATTGCGCTTCGGAATGCCGAAAAATTAACAGAACTCTCACCTAAAGAAAAAGACATCATCGTTAAACACATGTGGGGCGCAACTGTTAGTCGTCCGAAATATAAGGAAAGTTACATTGTATCGATAGTCGATGATTATTGTGCTGTGACGGAATTTTGTACACCAATGTGGACGAAATTTAAACAAAAAGTTCTCCGCCAAACACCGGCAATTAACAAGTAA
- a CDS encoding TrmH family RNA methyltransferase, giving the protein MEYIQSNQNTKIKAAKKLTVKKNQRKENTYLLEGWHLVQEAIQNKAVIRQVFATEKYVDERALRGLYDETFEIAPEVAQHLSETKAPQGIFAVVEMSETPVPEKLTGRYLLLDAVQDPGNIGTMIRTADAADFAGVVLGNGSVDLYNPKLLRSMQGSHFHLPIYQGNLMDWMKKFNSQDVPVYGTELNPEAISYQDVPKANDMALILGNEGNGVNENVLAATTQNIYIPIPGNAESLNVAVAAGILMFKLIEA; this is encoded by the coding sequence ATGGAATACATTCAATCGAATCAAAACACTAAAATTAAGGCGGCTAAGAAATTAACCGTTAAGAAAAACCAACGTAAAGAAAATACGTATCTACTAGAGGGCTGGCATTTAGTCCAAGAAGCAATCCAAAATAAGGCCGTCATCCGCCAAGTTTTCGCCACTGAAAAATATGTGGACGAACGCGCATTGCGCGGTCTTTACGATGAAACTTTTGAAATTGCACCAGAAGTGGCGCAACACTTGAGTGAAACTAAAGCACCCCAAGGCATTTTTGCCGTTGTTGAAATGTCTGAAACACCGGTACCAGAAAAATTAACGGGTCGTTACTTATTATTAGATGCTGTTCAAGATCCTGGTAATATCGGCACAATGATTCGGACAGCCGACGCAGCAGACTTTGCCGGCGTTGTTTTAGGCAATGGCAGTGTTGACTTGTATAATCCAAAACTCTTGCGGTCAATGCAAGGCAGTCACTTCCATTTACCAATTTATCAAGGTAACTTGATGGACTGGATGAAGAAATTCAATTCGCAAGACGTCCCAGTTTATGGAACGGAATTAAATCCAGAGGCCATCAGTTATCAAGATGTGCCTAAAGCAAATGACATGGCCTTGATTCTAGGTAATGAAGGGAACGGCGTGAATGAAAACGTCTTAGCAGCCACAACGCAAAATATTTACATCCCAATTCCAGGGAATGCTGAATCATTAAACGTGGCAGTCGCAGCTGGGATTTTAATGTTCAAGTTGATTGAAGCTTAA
- a CDS encoding acylphosphatase yields the protein MQNAIQLEVYGRVQGVGFRWMTKLVADKLHITGTVANRDDGSVKIIAMGPADALEKFIGAVKASPTPSGRVDRVIQTPLENVSACHKFSVVS from the coding sequence ATGCAAAATGCAATTCAACTTGAAGTCTATGGCCGCGTGCAAGGCGTCGGATTTCGCTGGATGACCAAATTGGTCGCCGATAAACTCCATATCACAGGTACCGTTGCCAATCGTGACGACGGCTCCGTTAAAATTATTGCGATGGGCCCAGCAGACGCACTCGAAAAATTTATCGGTGCTGTCAAAGCTTCTCCCACCCCTAGTGGGCGCGTCGACCGTGTCATTCAAACACCGCTCGAAAATGTGTCAGCGTGTCATAAATTTTCGGTTGTCAGTTGA